The following proteins are encoded in a genomic region of Sorangiineae bacterium MSr12523:
- a CDS encoding DUF4912 domain-containing protein, producing MERVELERLDRDGLITRAEELGVVRANVLTRPELVDEILLRTSRTSIDPQAIARSRGWFGRARDLLARVVERGLHLPDAAERIRASSPPPRPRSTSPATVPTVTLAEIYAAQGHKGKALETLQRVLKEEPEHAAARALLNQLQKIELPPPPLPPEEEVEASAQNGVPPAASDSDRSEGTGPKPPAEPFGMLDDEPLPPKYDVDECVAIPVDPRTMFVYWEVRDETYAYLRRTHGDGQIALRVLIIEPTWDGPRTQVRDHVVYSQLGDFFLRDLPLGCVVRVGLGWREGEAFVSVAHSPTLEVPPGAASPIFAEGLVHWSAGGAYPVDATDDAAEGILRAMGRVQAHVQRARVRGDMPRGGTFAEGFQDIIEGFGAGMAYGLGDDEAARPLGASENAGRFGVGGRAMSSSDTMIR from the coding sequence ATGGAACGCGTAGAGCTCGAGCGACTCGACCGAGACGGCCTCATTACCCGAGCGGAGGAACTCGGTGTGGTTCGCGCCAACGTGCTCACCCGCCCCGAGCTGGTCGACGAGATTCTGCTGCGCACCTCACGCACGTCCATCGACCCGCAGGCGATTGCCAGGTCGCGCGGCTGGTTCGGGCGCGCGCGCGATCTGCTCGCCCGCGTCGTCGAGCGCGGTCTTCACCTGCCCGACGCGGCGGAGCGCATTCGTGCCAGCTCGCCGCCGCCCCGCCCGCGCTCCACGTCCCCGGCCACGGTGCCCACGGTGACGTTGGCCGAGATTTATGCAGCGCAGGGCCACAAGGGCAAGGCGCTGGAGACGCTGCAGCGTGTGCTGAAAGAGGAGCCCGAGCACGCGGCCGCCCGCGCGCTGCTGAATCAGCTGCAGAAGATCGAGCTGCCGCCGCCGCCGCTTCCGCCCGAGGAAGAGGTGGAGGCGTCCGCGCAAAACGGCGTTCCCCCCGCGGCGTCCGATTCGGACAGGAGCGAGGGCACGGGGCCGAAGCCGCCTGCGGAGCCCTTCGGCATGCTCGACGACGAGCCGCTCCCGCCGAAGTACGACGTCGACGAGTGCGTGGCCATCCCCGTCGATCCGCGCACCATGTTCGTCTACTGGGAAGTGCGCGACGAGACGTACGCGTACCTTCGCCGCACCCACGGCGACGGGCAGATCGCGCTGCGCGTTCTCATCATCGAGCCGACCTGGGACGGTCCGCGCACGCAGGTGCGCGATCACGTGGTCTATTCGCAGCTCGGCGACTTTTTCCTGCGCGATCTTCCGCTCGGCTGCGTCGTTCGCGTGGGCCTGGGCTGGCGCGAGGGCGAGGCGTTCGTGTCGGTCGCGCACTCGCCGACGCTCGAGGTGCCGCCGGGGGCGGCATCGCCGATTTTCGCCGAGGGCCTCGTTCACTGGTCGGCGGGGGGCGCATACCCCGTCGATGCCACGGACGACGCCGCCGAGGGGATCCTTCGCGCCATGGGACGGGTGCAGGCGCACGTGCAACGCGCCCGAGTCCGCGGCGACATGCCGAGGGGCGGTACCTTCGCCGAGGGTTTCCAGGACATCATCGAGGGGTTCGGCGCAGGCATGGCCTACGGCTTGGGCGACGACGAAGCGGCGCGTCCGCTGGGCGCCTCGGAAAACGCGGGCCGTTTCGGTGTGGGCGGACGCGCGATGTCGTCGTCCGATACGATGATCCGATAG